The Legionella sp. PATHC032 genome has a window encoding:
- a CDS encoding c-type cytochrome, with protein sequence MKKLALVLILCSSSVIFAQENPQEAGQSKSTVCIACHGPQGISTNPEWPNLAGQHEKYFVKQLKDIKEGKSRSAPTMTAIIANLTEQDMNDLAAYYAKMPIPEGSTPKKYLKRGEQLYRGGDLNKHIAACIACHGPKGSGNAQAGFPLLSGQHAAYTVMQLQAFKDGKRTNDLNQIMRDISSKMSPEDMEAVAYYIQGLY encoded by the coding sequence ATGAAAAAATTAGCACTCGTATTAATCCTGTGCTCTTCATCAGTGATTTTTGCCCAGGAAAACCCGCAAGAGGCTGGACAAAGTAAGTCAACAGTCTGTATCGCCTGTCATGGCCCGCAAGGTATCAGTACGAATCCTGAATGGCCGAATCTTGCCGGCCAACATGAAAAATATTTTGTGAAACAATTGAAAGATATAAAAGAAGGTAAATCACGCTCTGCCCCCACTATGACTGCAATAATCGCTAACCTGACTGAGCAGGATATGAATGACTTGGCAGCCTATTATGCTAAAATGCCCATTCCTGAAGGTTCAACCCCTAAAAAATATTTAAAAAGAGGTGAACAACTTTACAGAGGTGGTGATTTAAATAAGCACATCGCAGCCTGTATAGCCTGCCATGGCCCTAAAGGAAGTGGAAATGCTCAAGCAGGCTTTCCCCTGCTTTCTGGTCAGCATGCAGCTTATACTGTAATGCAACTGCAAGCATTTAAAGACGGGAAGCGAACGAATGACTTAAATCAAATTATGCGAGATATCAGTAGTAAAATGAGCCCAGAAGATATGGAAGCCGTTGCTTATTATATTCAAGGGTTATATTGA
- the yihA gene encoding ribosome biogenesis GTP-binding protein YihA/YsxC, translated as MPINLYSKAVFLKSAARVNQLPEDSGYEVAFAGRSNAGKSSALNCLTNNKSLARTSKTPGRTQLINLFSLDEQRRLVDLPGYGYAKVAMEVKLEWQKNLAHYLEARQCLKGLILLMDVRHPLKDLDQILVNWALHRELPVHILLTKSDKLSRSEVKNAVLKVRQYYELAEHLVSVQAFSSVKKDGVEELISLLDCWFEWN; from the coding sequence ATGCCAATCAATTTATATTCTAAAGCAGTATTTTTAAAAAGTGCAGCGCGTGTCAATCAATTACCCGAAGATTCCGGATATGAGGTAGCGTTTGCTGGCCGCTCCAACGCTGGAAAATCCAGTGCCTTAAATTGCCTGACTAATAATAAAAGTTTGGCAAGAACCAGCAAAACACCAGGCCGCACTCAACTCATCAACCTCTTTTCTCTCGATGAGCAAAGACGCCTTGTTGATTTACCGGGTTATGGTTATGCCAAGGTGGCAATGGAAGTAAAATTGGAATGGCAAAAGAATTTAGCCCACTATCTTGAAGCGAGACAATGTTTGAAAGGATTAATTTTGTTGATGGATGTACGCCATCCATTGAAAGATTTGGATCAAATATTGGTGAATTGGGCTTTGCACAGAGAGCTCCCAGTTCATATTTTACTGACAAAATCCGATAAGTTAAGTCGTAGTGAAGTCAAAAATGCTGTGCTTAAAGTTCGGCAGTATTACGAACTGGCAGAGCATTTGGTTTCCGTGCAAGCGTTTTCTTCTGTGAAAAAGGATGGCGTTGAGGAGTTGATTTCTTTGCTTGATTGTTGGTTTGAGTGGAATTAG